The segment CTGCCATACACGGCCCAAGTCTACGTATTCATAGCCCTGATGCCCCAGGTAAAACGAGACCGCATCCGTTAGCTTGTTATGAATGCTGAGCCATTCGCCCGTCAACGATCCGACGACGACAAGTAACAAGGCTCCGAACAACACGTTCACGCCGAGTCGCTGGCCTTTGGGTTCGTATTCACTGACAAGAGGCCCGATAAACAATCCGGCCGCCAGCCAGGCTGTGGCAATCCAGAACAGTCCCATCTGCACGTGCCAAGTGCGAGTCACACTGTAGGGCAGCCATTCCGATAATGGGAATCCGTAGAAGCCATCGCCTTCGACTCCGTAGTGAGCCGTGATGACGCCCAATAACATCTGCACCAGAATTAATGCAGCGACCACCCAGAAATACTTGATCGTAGCGTGCTGAGACGGAGTGGCTTCCCACAAGGACAGAGGATCCGATTCCGGTACAGGGGGCTGATCTTCTTCCTCACGTCTTGACGCGTACCACCACGCCATTGCCGCAATCCCCGCTAACAACACGATGATGCTGACTCCGGTCCACACAATATTATCTCCAGTGGGGAGATTGCCAACCAGAGGTTCATGAGGCCAGTTGTTGGTATAGCTGACCGGTTCGTCTATCCGATTGGTCGATGCCGCCCACGAGGTCCAAAAGAAGAATGCTGAAAGCTTTCGCAGTCTCTCCGGATCAGAAACGGCTCCCGGGTGAATCGCGTAATGTGCGTTGCCGTTCGAAAACACGTCGCTGTAGTGAGCCAAATTCGATTCAAACGCCTCGGCACGAATCGGGTCGATTATGACGACGCCGGATTCTATGTCGAAGGTGTTCGTTCGTAACAGATCAGTCAGCCGAGCCTGCAACTGAGCCTGCTGTTCGTTGCTGAGTTCTTCAAACAGGGTACCGAAGTCCCTGCTTGCCCAGTGATCGAGAATAAAGATCGCTTCGCGGTGCAGCCAGTCGGCCGTCCAGTCCGGAGCCACATAGCTCCCGTGTCCCCAGATGGAACCGACCTCCATGCCACCCATTGACTGCCATACATTTTGACCGGCAGAGACATCGCCGCTGTCGATCAGAGTGACGCCGTCCGTGGTGACGACTTTATCGAAGAGAGGTGGCATCTCCTGGTAAATGCGTGTCCCGATCCAGCCCAGAATCAGAAACGAAAAAAACATCACTGCCGTAAACAGTAGCCAAAGTCTTCTCATCGTGTATTGTCTTTCAGTAGGACTGGCTTTTGGCCAGTCACCTCTGCCTGGAAACCTGCCGCATGATTGTGATCACGCACTCAATTCAGCTGCCAACTTTGACGCTCGCGGAAACAGGATGTTGTTTTCCTTGTGGATGTGGCGATGCAGATCACTTTCGAGTTCTTGCAACCCATCCAACATGGCCCGAAACGTGTTACAGCCGCCCTCCGGCAAATCGAAGTCTGACGATGCCTCGCGAATATCACGTAATGC is part of the Polystyrenella longa genome and harbors:
- a CDS encoding nitric-oxide reductase large subunit, producing MRRLWLLFTAVMFFSFLILGWIGTRIYQEMPPLFDKVVTTDGVTLIDSGDVSAGQNVWQSMGGMEVGSIWGHGSYVAPDWTADWLHREAIFILDHWASRDFGTLFEELSNEQQAQLQARLTDLLRTNTFDIESGVVIIDPIRAEAFESNLAHYSDVFSNGNAHYAIHPGAVSDPERLRKLSAFFFWTSWAASTNRIDEPVSYTNNWPHEPLVGNLPTGDNIVWTGVSIIVLLAGIAAMAWWYASRREEEDQPPVPESDPLSLWEATPSQHATIKYFWVVAALILVQMLLGVITAHYGVEGDGFYGFPLSEWLPYSVTRTWHVQMGLFWIATAWLAAGLFIGPLVSEYEPKGQRLGVNVLFGALLLVVVGSLTGEWLSIHNKLTDAVSFYLGHQGYEYVDLGRVWQIALMAGLLLWLFLMIRVLLPAMKKTGEQRQLVILLAVATGAIAMFYGAGLTWGRHSHLSMVEYWRWWVVHLWVEGFFEVFATTVIAFTFMRLNLIRPGLAASAALLSATIFLAGGIIGTCHHLYFSGTPTVALVWGSVFSALEVVPLVLVGFDATEDLRRSRKSKWVQRYKWPIYFFVAVAFWNMVGAGLFGFMINPPIALYYMQGLNTTPLHGHAALFGVYGMLGIGLMLLCLRVLIPDREWKDGLLKFSFWNLNGGLMAMCILSLLPVGLLQTQASVEHGYWYARSAEFMQTDLMQTLKWMRVPGDTIFFIGAVALVIFVAGLKTGHSFQKS